The DNA segment TACTATGGTGCGAGTTGGTACAGGGATTTTTGGAGCCCGCAATTACACTTGATGCACCACAATAAATAATAGGAGATTATTGAGATATGAGCGTATTAGACAAGTTTTTAGATGCAATCCGGTTGAATGATGATTACGACGATGAGGATGAATTCTTTGATGATGATATAGAAGAGGACTTTGAAGATGAAAAACCCAAAAAGCGTTTTTTCAGGACTTTGGATGATGACGACGATTTGGAGGATGACTTTGTAAAACCGAAGAAAAAAACAACAGTTTCCCATCACGAAACAAAGACTGCATCACCTTCATCAAGACAGAGTATGCCGAAACAGTCGAGGTCTGTACAGCCAAAATCGTCTGCAAAAGTAACACCTATGAGAAAAAAACAGGGAGGGAGTGGCATGGAAGTATGTGTGATAAAACCTAATTCTATGGAAGACACCAGAGAAATTGCAGATACGCTTTTGGCGAATTGCACTGTAGTTTTAAATGTGGAAGGAATTGATGTTGAGGTTGCACAGAGAATCATAGATTTTTCTTCCGGATCGTGTTATTCAATCAATGGAAGCCTTCAGAAGGTGTCAAGCTATATCTTTATCCTTACACCGGAAGATGTGGAGATTTCCGGAGATATTCAGGATATCCTGAATGATGCCTTTGAACTCCCCTCAATACGGACAGAGTTCTAGGAGGCCGATGATGGATAAGGGGCTGCAGATCAAAAAGCGGCTGGAAGAACTTGCCGATACGGCTTATCAGAGAAGTATCGTAACTTTTACCGAATTTATGGATTTAGAGGAGCAACATATGTTACATAGTGTAAACTGGAGAGATTATGGTGTAACAGCCAGTCTCTTCGGCGGCTATGATATGGCAGAGCGTCAGATGGCAGCATTTCTTCCTGATGCTCTTGTTTTTGAATGGAAATATCCGTTTGTCTGCGTGAAGATTTTTCCTGAATCCATAAAGTTTTCAGAAACCATAGGCCACAGAGATTTTCTTGGAGCGATTTTAAATCTTGGTATTACAAGGAATCGCCTTGGCGATCTGATTGTGAGGGATAACTGCGGATATGTCTTTGCAGAAGAAAAGATTGCGCACTTTTTGTGCAGCGAACTCACAAGGGTAAAACATACATTGGTAACTGCAGAAATCTGTGAAAGTGTCACGAGTTTTCCCGGTCCCGATGAGAAAGAAATTAAGGGAAGCGTTGCATCACTCCGTCTGGACAGTATGATTGCTCTGGTTTTTGGCGGTTCCAGAACCTCCATAGTCCCATATATTGAAAATGGCAAGGTTTTTGTAAACGGTAAAATGATCGTTTCAAATGGTAATTTACTGAAGAACAACGATATAGTCTCTGTCAGGGGTCTCGGTAAATTCCGGTTTGGACAAGTTTTGCATCACACAAAAAAAGGAAGAAATCTGGTAGTGGTATATCGCTATCAGTAGGAGGACATTCGATGAAATCAATGACAGTACAGACGAACCATATAAAGGGAAATGGTCGGTATGATATCGTGTGGGAAGATAGCTTTTCAGAGCTAATGGGACAGATAAAAAAACTTCATCTGAAGGCAGACAAGTACTGTATTGTGGCAGACAGTAAAGTTGCACGAGTGTATCTTGATAAGGTAAAAGAGATCCTTGAAAAAGAAGGCCTATACGTCACAACTTTTGTATTTCCAGAGGGAGAGTCATCGAAAAATCTCCAGACGATTCAAAATATCTACACGCATCTAATAGGGGAACATTTTGACAGAAAGGATATTCTAGTGGCCCTTGGCGGCGGCGTGACTGGTGACCTGACAGGTTATGCGGCAGCTACCTACCTTCGCGGGATTGATTTTATCTCCATCCCGACAACGCTGCTGGCACAAGTGGACAGCAGTATTGGCGGAAAAACAGGTGTCGACTTTGAACAGTATAAAAATATGGTCGGTGCATTTTACAATCCCAGACTTGTATATATGAATCTCTCGACACTGAACACTTTATCTAACAGACAATTTGCCTGTGGTATGGGGGAGGTACTAAAGACCGGACTTTTGGGTGACGACGATCTGTACATCTGGACGATTAATCACATGTATGAGATTGAAGAAAGAGATCATGAAGTAGTACAAGAACTTATTCGAAGATGTTGTGAGATTAAAAAGCATGTGGTAGAACAGGATCCCGAAGAGGAGGGAATGCGGGCTGTCTTAAACCTTGGACACACGATCGGACATGCGATTGAGAAGCTGAAGGACTTTGATCTGACACATGGAGAATGCGTAGCACTTGGGACTGTCTGCGCAGCAGAGATTTCACATAAGAGAGGTTATCTGTCAACGGAGGAATTTTACGAGATCAGGGATATGAATGTAGGATTTAATCTTCCGATTACTGTAGATGGCATTAATCCCAATGATATTCTTGAAGTTAGCAGGAAAGATAAGAAGGTGGAGCATGGTCTTAGAAGATTTATCCTTCTAAAATCTATAGGAAATGCTGTAATCGATGACACCGTGACTGATGAGGAGATGTTAGAGGCATTTGAATTTATTAATGGAGATCGAATTGATGCAGAGTAAAAAGAAAAACTGTATGTATATTATCATTGCCATACTGGCAATTGCAGCACTTTTGGGATTCGATCAGTGGACGAAGCATCTTGCAGTCGTATATCTGAAGGATAAACCCAACATCGTGCTGATTCAGGGAGTACTCGAGCTGGAGTATCTGGAAAACCGTGGAGCAGCGTTTGGTATTCTTCAGAATCAGCAGTGGCTGTTTGCAATTCTTACAGTCCTTTTTTTGGGGATCTCCTTTTATGTGTTTTGGAAGGTACCGAAAACCTCTCGCTACATGCCCATCTTTTGTGTTTTTATCGTCCTTGCATCTGGAGCTATCGGAAATTTTATTGATCGTCTCAGGGAAAAATATGTGGTCGATTTTATCTATTTTAACCTAATTAATTTTCCAATTTTCAATGTCGCAGATATTTATCTGACCTTGTCTGTGGTGACGATCTTCATTCTTATCTTGTTTGTCTATAAAGATGAGGATTATGACATGATTTTTGGAAAGCGAAGCAAAGATGGAGTTTAATGAGTTGAATTTTGAGATTAAAGATGAGGATGCTCTTCAGCGAGTGGACCAATATCTTTCCGGACAGCTGTCGGATTATTCTCGTTCATTTCTGAATCGGCTGGTAAAAGAACAAAATGTCCTGGTTGATGGTAAGTGTGTGAAACCAAGTTATCAGGTTCATGGGGGTGAAAATGTAAAAATAACACTCCCGGCGAAGAAAAATACAAAACCACAACCAGAAGACATTCCTCTGGATATTCTCTTTGAAGACAGAGACGTGATTGTAGTAAATAAGCCGAAAGGGATGGTTGTGCACCCGGCGCCCGGCAATTATAGTCATACCCTTGTAAATGCTCTGTTGTTTCATTGCGGTGATCAGCTTGCGACTAATGACGAGATGCGTCCCGGTATTGTTCATCGAATCGATAAGGACACAACCGGGGCACTTGTAATATGCAAAAATGATACTGCGTTTGCCAGTCTTAGCGCCCAGCTTGCCGCTCATACTATCACACGCAGGTATCGTGCCATCTGCTGCGGCGAGTTGACCGAAGAGGGGGGTACGATTGAAGGTAATATTGGAAGAAATCCTCATGACAGACTCAAGATGGCTTCCGGTCTTCCACAGGGAAAGCCGGCTGTGACTCACTACCGGGTATTAGAGCGCTTTCACGGATATAGTTATATAGAGTGTCGTCTGGAGACAGGCAGAACACATCAAATTCGCGTTCATATGGCGAGTATTCATCACCCGATCCTGGGAGATGAAGTATATGGTCCGAAAAAAAATATGTTTAAACATCTTCAAGGACAGACGTTGCACGCAATGATTCTGGGATTTCATCATCCCTTATCGGGTGAATATATGGAATTTACAGCGCCATTGCCTGAATATTTCACGGATTTATTGAAAAAAATGAAAAATGTGCTATAATGAATAGAAGAAGGTTTCTACTTTCTTTTCCAAATAAACTGGTTTTCTTTAAGAAGGGAGAGATGCAGTTTGAGAACTATTATAACAATTGGACGACAATATGGAAGCGGTGGTCATCAGATAGGAAAAATACTTTCTGATGAATATGGTATTGGATATTATGATAAGGAACTACTGGACAGAGCGGCAAAGGAAAGTGGAATTGGCAAAGAATTATTTGAAAATCAGGACGAAAAGCCAACTAGCAGTTTTCTCTACTCATTGGTTATGGATACTTATTCTTTTGGACTTGGAGCTAGTCCCTTGTCAGATATGCCTCTGAATCAAAAAGTTTTCCTTGCACAGTTCAATGCAATCCGTAAGATTGCCGATGAGGGAGCCTGTGTGATGATCGGGCGCTGCTCAGACTACGCACTGGCTGAGAATCCAAATCTGTTGAGTATCTATATCCATGCGGATATGCAGACACGAATTCGCAGAATTGCAGCAAAATACGATCTGACAGATGCCAAAGCAAAGGAAAGAATTCAAAAGACAGACAAAAAGCGTGCAAGTTACTATAACTACTATACCAGCAAGAGATGGGGCGATGCGGACAGCTATCACCTTACCTTGGACAGTGGAATACTTGGGATCCAAGGTTGTGTTGATACTATAAAAAAAGTTGTTGAATGGAAAGAGAAATCGGATATAGATAAACAGATGATCTATGATGCGACAAAATATTAAAGGACTGTCCATAATGAAACGTTTATCAAAGATTCAAAAAATGCTAAAGGGAAAAAATATCTCGTATACCTATTCAGAGGAAGATGGATGCGGCAGTGTAGATTTTCTTCACCGTGGTCTTCCCTATCACATCTGGGAATATGCAGATGAAACTACACCTTGCGGTGTGGAGACTAATGTGTTCCATGCAGGACGCACAGAAGAGATTGAGGGCGATTACGAGGATATATTAATTAACGAGATCAAATCATGGTAATAAGAAAAAGCGTTGTCATAAAATATGACAGCGCTTTTTTCAGGCGGGAGGACTGCATGTATGAAATTTGTTTAGTCATCGCTGGAATTGCGGTATATGACTTTAGTTTCGATATAAGATAATTCGTAAGGCATATTCGGATATTTGATCCGGTATAAGATTTGCATTGCAAGGCGCATACCAATATTCTGATTGTAGACATGAACAGTGGTAATGTTCTCGGCAATTGGGCTTTCTATATTGTCATCGAAACCAGTGACAAGTATATCATGTGGAACACGAATGTTTCGTTTGCGTAATGATGAAATTAAGAGGCATGCCACATAGTCACTGGCACAGACAAATGCCTGAGGTATAGAGGAGAGGGTATCGAGAAATAACTCAATTTCCTCTTTATATGTGTCTTCACCAATAGATCCAGTAAGAGTAAGAGTATGATCAAGAGCAAGATTATGGTCATCCAGAGCTCCTAAAAATCCTTCATATCTCTCGTGATTTGACTTTGCGTAGTTTATATCTCCGATAAATCCGAATGTCTTTATTCCTTTATCAATCAAATGCTTTGTAAGTTTAAAAACACTATTATAATTTTCCATTAGAATGACATCTCCGTTTAACTCAGAAGTCGGAACAGAGACTGCAGTATCGAAAAAGACCTTTGGAATGTCACATGTGGAAAGCAGTTTCAAGAGTTTTACATTATAAACATTCATGATGATCATACCCTGTGTATTTCCGTTTGAGAGGGAGGCGGGCAGGATATAATTTTCGTTAATCTTGGATGGCAAGTAAGTATAAACCAGATTTATATTCTGCTTGGAAAATTCTTTTGCAATCTGGTGTATAATCCGCATCCAGAAGATAGATGATTCAGGACGCGATACAGCAAGCGCAATATTGAGAGGTGCATCTGAAGATTCTTTTTTTGATTTATCCGGACGGTCTATTCCTTCTGGGAGTGAATAGTCCATCTCTAATGCCCTGGATATGATTTTATCTTTTAATTCATCAGAAACACCTTCTTTATCGCTGAACACCTTCCAGACAGTAGTTCGCGAGACGCCCAGAGAATCTGCAATATCTTGTAATTTTACTTTTTTCATTTCTACACCTATCTACCCCTATCTGCACTTTATCGTGCTTTCTTTATCTACTATTGAGTTTTCATTAAGCTATTGTATGAAAGCAAATAACACATCCCATTATTTTATAGTATATCATTATATGACTTGGGTTTCAATGACATTTAACATAATGAACGTAATGTTAACTTGATTAAACTAATTTAGAAAAATATTGGATAAAAACATAACAATAAAAAAGATAAATAAATTCTGTTGACATATATTTTAACATATGTTAATATTTCTACATCAAGAACATGGTAAAATATTCATAAATGAACATGACAATATGAATATTAGCCAGAAAAGCTAATCATTGTTAACATATGTTAAATAGGTAAACATATAGGTTGACATGATAGTGAGAAAGGGTGGTGTTATGAGTTCGGTAAACGGAAAAAGGAAAGGACGGGTAAAACGTGTTTTAAAGAGGGACATGTCTCTTTACCTGTTTTGTATTCCGGGTATAATACTGACATTTATCTTCAGCTATGTACCTATGTATGGAGTGCAGTTGGCGTTTCGAAGGTATAACGGTAAGGCAGGTATATGGGGCAGCCCCTGGGTAGGGATGTATTACTTCAAACGTTTCTTTGATTCGCCCTATTTTGTATCAACAATAAAGAATACATTGGTACTGAGCCTTTACAGTTTGATTGTTTCATTTCCAATTCCAATTATCTTAGCTTTGTTGTTGAATTCTTTTCGACATAAGAAATACCGAAAGGTAATACAGACAATTACGTATGCTCCGAATTTCATATCAGTCGTTGTCATGTGCGGTATGATTATTCTCTTCTTGTCTCCATCAGTTGGGGTTATTGGGAATGTATTGAATCATTTCGGAATAGAATCCACAAACCTGATGGCAAAGAAAGAATACTGGAGACACATCTATGTCTGGACGGGTGTCTGGCAGAATACGGGATGGAATTCAGTTATTTATTTTGCGGCTTTGTCTGGTATCAGTCCAGAATTACATGAGGCTGCTCGCTGTGACGGTGCGACAAAGTTCCAGTTGATCAGATACATAGATCTTCCATCCATCTTGCCGACGGCAACGATTCTTTTGATCATGAATTCCGGAAGCATTTTATCGGTAGGATTTGAGAAGGCATTTCTTCTTCAGAACAACTTGAATCTTTCTGTTTCAGAAATCATATCTACCTATGTGTATAAGGTTGGTCTGATTAATAATGATATCTCTTACTCGACCGCTATTGGACTTTTTAATACTGTGATTAACCTTATTATACTGATTATTGTCAATAAAACTGCAGATAAGATGTCCGGAAACAGTTTATGGTAGGAGGGAATAGCATGAATACAAAAAGTGCTGCAAAGACGACAGGAAAGAAAAAAATCAAACGCTGTAAAGAAGATGTTATTTTTGACAGTATCACTTTTATCTTGCTGACATTGATCCTTGTTATTACAGCTTACCCTCTGTATTGGGTTATTATCTCTTCAATCAGTAGTCCGGCGGCTGTATCAGGCGGTGAAGTACTCTGGAGACCAGTAGGATTTACATTAAAAGGCTATGCTGAAGTATTCAAAAACAATGAAGTTATGCGAGGATTTGCCAATTCTATTGTTTACACCGTCTTTGGTGTCCTTGTGAATCTGGTTGTCACACTTCCGACAGCCTATGCATTGTCCAGAAGCTCATTCAGTGGAAAAAAGCCAATCACGGTCTTTTATATGGTGACAATGTTCTTCAGCGGGGGATTGATTCCAACTTATCTGGTGATTAAAGGCTTAAATATGCTAAATACGATGTGGGCGCTGATACTTCCGGGAAGCATGAGTGTCTACAATATGATTGTGGCAAGAACTTTTTTTCAATCGAATATATCTGAGGAATTGTATGAGGCAGCCGAATTGGACGGATGTACGCAGGGGCGTTTTTTCTTCCAGATAGCATTGCCCCTTTCAAAGGCAATTGTTGCAATTCTGGTTTTATATTACGGTGTGGGACACTGGAACGAGTATTTCTCAGGATTAGTATATATTTCAGACAAGGCGAAATATCCATTACAGTTGGTACTTCGCAACATTCTAATTACAAATCAGACCGCACTGTCACAGACAGCAACGACTGCGGCGGCAAGACTGGCACTTCGCGAGAAGCAGCAGTTGATTGATGTTATGAAATATTCGTTGATAATCATCAGCAGCATTCCGGTACTTGTGATTTACCCGTTTATACAGAAGTACTTTGTTAAAGGTGTTATGATCGGGTCGGTGAAAGGGTAAGCGCGTCCAGAAAAACAAATACGCATAGCGTAGTTGAATAAAAAGGAGGTAGAGATATATGAAAAGAAAAGCAATATCATTATTACTTGTGGCACTCACATGTGCAACGGCTTTAACAGGATGTGGAGGTAATGATTCAAAAGAAGGAAAGGGCAAAAAAAACAATAAGGAATCATCGACAGTGTCAGAAGATACAGTAGATGAGAATGGAAAAGTCAATGGGCTGATGAACAAGGAAGGGCTCCCTCTGGTAGATAATCCAGGTGATTATAAGTTCTCGATTTTTGTGGATAATTCCAATGAGTCTGATGAGTTTTATATGCTTAATGAGTTTAAAGAACAGACGAATGTGGATGTAGATCTGAGACGTTTTCCCTTTGAGACGGCGACAGAAAGACTGAATCTTGATTTGAATTCCGGTGATTATGCAGATGTTCTTGGGGGATGGACCTTAAGTGACAGTATGATTCTGACTTACGGTGTTCAGCAGGGAGTATTTATTCCTCTGGAAGATATTTTTAAAAATTATTGTCCGAATATTGAGAGGATTCTGGATTTGCCAGGTGTAAGGGAACAGATGACGGCTCCGGACGGACATATCTATGGCATCCCATATGTGACAGGCGACACTACAGTTGCCTATAGTCCATGGATCAACGAGCGATGGCTGAAAAATGTGAATAAAGAGATGCCAAAGACCACCGATGAATTCGAGGATGTCCTAAAAGCGTTTAAAGATCAGGATGCAAATGGAAATGGGGATCCGAATGATGAAATTCCATTTTCCGCTGATCCCAATAATAAACATATTGAAGCAATGGCCGGATATTTTGGCATGCCAATGAACAAATATGGAGTCGCAGTAAAAGACGGCAAAGTAGTCTATGGGGGTGCCAGTAAAGAGTACAGAGAGTTTTTGAGCTGGTTCCATAAGCTGTTCAAGGAAGGATTGATTGATACAGAACTTTTCACACAAGACAGTGCTACTTGGGAAGGGAAGGGAAATAAGGATCTTTATGGTTCATCCATTGCATACGGAAGTAATGAATTCTCTGGTATTGTAATGGATGACCCAACACAAAAAAGCGAGTTTTCTGCACTTCCAGTCTTAAATACTGACAAAGAAGGTATCTGGCTGCGTGATACGGATGGTTTCAGCACTTTCAGAGCACAGGCTGTAATCACAGATAATGCAAAAAACCCTGAAATTATATGCCGTTGGTTTGATAATGCATTCGAACTTGAAAATGGGATTGGATGTAACAAGGGGCCTGTCGGAGTGAATGTAATCAAGGAAGGTGAAGACTATGTGATCAAGGACATCACAACATTTCCTGCTGATGAACAGGAAAGATTGAGTTGGGGAAATCTATGGATTCAGGAACTTCCCAAATATCTCCCGGCAGATTTCGAATTTAAAGAGGAGAACCCTGCTTACGATGAGAAAAAAGCACTAGAAGAGCAGTATGAACCAGATTTGACAAAAGATATCATCACAGACAATTGGATACCGCTTGAGGATATTGATCGGTTTTCAGATATCAGTACTGCTTTGACCGATTATTTCAACCAGCAGCAAGCTATGTTTGTTATGGGTGAGCAGGATGTCGACGACGATGCATCATGGGATACTTATGTGGAAGGTTTGAAATCTCTCGGTCTTGAGGATTGGGTGAAGATGAGAGAACTTGACGGAATTGCCGAATAAGATAACTGGAAAATATAGGACTTTTATTCGGGTGATAATTGGAAAAGCATATTACAACATAACGTAATATGCTTTTCTTTATCTGAAAAGGTTATGTATAAGTACAATCAATTCAATAAAGGGAGACTATAAAATATGAAGAAAGAAGAAGTAGTGGAACAGGGAGTGCATAATTACAGTGCAGCTGAAGAGTATGTCTGGCCTGCGGATGAGAAAGTTATGAAGAAGCTGGAATGGTTTCAGGATCAAAAACTTGCTCTTATGATGCACTGGGGACCTTATTCCCAGCTTGGAATAGTGGAATCCTGGGCACTTTCTGATGCAGATGCCGAATGGTCCAGAACAGGGATAGATTGGGAGGTCAGTGGTGAGGAGTTCAAAAAACAATATCGTGATCTGAATAAAACCTTTAATCCGATCCGATTTGATCCGGAACAATGGGCAGACATTGCCGCTGACGCAGGCATGCGTTATTTGATTTTTACCACAAAACATCATGATGGATTCTGTATGTGGGACACGAAATATTCCGATTATAAGATAACTGCAGAAGATTGTCCATATCATACCGGAAAATATGCGGATATCTGTGGACATTTATTTGAAGCATTTCGAAAGAAGGGAATTGGAATAGCAGCCTACTTTTCAAAAGCTGACTGGCATGTTGATAATTACTGGGCAAAAGGATATCCGAGAGGAGACTATATGTGGAGGGGGCCCTCTTATGTGCCGGCAGAGCATCCGGAGGAATGGGCAAACTTTGTAAGATTTACAGAAAATCAGATCAAAGAATTAGCGAGTTCTTATGGTCAGATTGATATTATGTGGTTTGACGCTGGGTGGGTATGCAAACAATCCGGACAAGATATCCAGCTTGGAAAAATTATAGATGAAATCAGAAAGTGGCAGCCGGGAATGCTCTGCGCAGACAGGACCGTTGGCGGATCTTATGAAAACTATATTACACCAGAACAATGCGTGCCTGATGAACCACCTGGTGTTCCGTGGGAGAGCTGCATCACTTTGGGGACCTCTTTCTCCTTTGCATATGAAGATGAATATAAATCCCCAAGAGAAGTTATAAATCTCCTTGTAGACATCGTGGCAAAAGGCGGTAATCTTGCGATCAATGTCGGCCCTCAGCCCGATGGAAGATTGCCAAAAGGCGCACAGAACACGTTAAAAGGAATGGGAGAGTGGCTTCGAACATATGGGAATGCGATCTATGAGACCAGAGCATGTGCGCCATATAAAAGAGGAAACATTGCATTTACAAAGAAACGGGATACCATTTATGCCCTGGAGATGTTTCCAGACGAGAAGGAACCTTTACCAGAATCTATATGGATCCCTTATGATGGAAAGGTTGAAGATGTAACAATTATGGGCTCAGGTGAAAAGGCTGTATTTGAAAAGAAAAACGGTGGAATTATGATTCATAATCTTCCGACAGATTTTGAAACACCAATTGCAAGAGTTTACGAAATGAAAATTTAATCATTGTATTAATAAGAAAGTGGGCCGAAGAAAAGAGATGAGAAAATTAATTGGATATGTTGGAACAAAAGATTTACAGGAAGTCACAGTGTCTGACATCAAAAACCTGGACGTAATAAATATTGCATTCGGTGTAATTCAGGACGGAGAAGTGAGGTGGGAACATCCGGAGTGCAAACGGTTCTTATCGCAGATCAGGCTGGAAAATCCAAATCTTAAAATTCTTCTGTCAGTAGGGGGATGGGGTGCATCCGGTTTTTCAGATGCTTCCATGACACAAAATGGCAGAGAAAAGCTGGTTAGATCCGCGGTGAACATTGTACAAAATTATTCTCTGGATGGTATTGATATCGACTGGGAATATCCTTGCATACGAGTAGGAGGAATTGACGGTGACAGCAGAGACAAAGAGAATTTTACTCTTCTGATGAAAGAGTTCAGACTTGTGCTCGATCAAAAGAAAGACCGGTCATATTTTTTGTCGATTGCGGCAGGCGGAGATGAGTACTTCACCTTGTGCACACAGATGGATCAGGTGCAGCAGTATTTGGATTATGTACAGCTGATGACCTATGATCTAAAAGGAGGGTTCACAATTTTGACCGGTCACCATGCTGGTCTGTATTCGAATCAAGTCGATCTGTTCCCATCCAGTGCTGACCGGGCAGTCCAGTGCTTTGTTCAGGCGGGGGTTCCAATAGAGAAACTCGTGCTTGGTGCGGCTTTCTATTCCAGAGAATGGAAAGAAGTACCGGATATCGATCATGGTTTTAATCAGATGGCACAGACAGTGGGAAACTATGGTCCACCATATCATACCCTTGTCAATGATTATATCAATAAAAATGGTTATATAAAATATTGGGATGAAGAGGCCATGGCTCCTTATCTGTATAATGGAGAAACATTTATCAGTTATGATGATAAAGAGTCATTGGCCTGCAAGGCGGATTATGTGAGAAGTAAGAACTTATATGGGATCATGTATTGGGAGTATGGCTGTGATGAAACACATACACTAACCGGATGGCTTCGTAAAAAACTAGATAGTTGAAAAGAACAGCTTGTAATCAGCTTGCAATAATGTTACCTTAATAATAATAAAACGGAAAATGAATTTTCAGGAGGCATACATATGTGGTTTATCGATAAGAGAATACAAGTGATATGCAATGAATTAAAGAAACTTTGCGTTGTATCTACGTCACCTGTTGAGAACATTCAATATAAAAAGGGACGTTTTTTTTATCCTGGTGAAGCAGAAACTGATGAACAGCCGTGGAGACCTTTTTCCCAGGGAGTGACAAGATGGTATGGACCCGATGCGCATTACTGGTTTCGTACCGTATATAAGGTCCCAGAGGGTCTGAGTCAAAAGACACTACGTCTTCATGTGAAAACCCAGATTGAAGAATGGGATGATGGTAAAAATCCACAGTTTTTACTCTTCGTAAATGACAAGGCTTTACAGGGCCTGGATATGAATCACAGAATTGTACAACTTGACGCGCATGCCAATGCCGGAGATATCTGGAATCTAGATTTGCAGGGATATACCGGAACACTTCATTCTGAATTCGATTTGATCATGGAAATGCAGCAAGTAGATCTGAAAATTGAAAAATTATATTATGATCTTCTCGTCCCGCTGCAGGCATTATCACGTATGGATCCGGATGATAAAGTAAGATTTGACATCCAGACGGTCCTTAATGAAGCTGTAAATATGATCGATCTTCGAACTCCTTACAATGACAGTTTTTATGAGAGTGTAACAAAGGCCGACAATTATTTGGAAAAGGCCCTCTATGAAGACATGGGCGGTTATGACGAAGTGATAGCTACCTGTATTGGACATACACATATAGATGTAGCCTGGTGGTGGACGGTTGAACAGACAAGAGAAAAGGTTGCCAGAAGCTTTTCCACAGTCCTCAAATTG comes from the Blautia liquoris genome and includes:
- a CDS encoding ABC transporter permease, which codes for MSSVNGKRKGRVKRVLKRDMSLYLFCIPGIILTFIFSYVPMYGVQLAFRRYNGKAGIWGSPWVGMYYFKRFFDSPYFVSTIKNTLVLSLYSLIVSFPIPIILALLLNSFRHKKYRKVIQTITYAPNFISVVVMCGMIILFLSPSVGVIGNVLNHFGIESTNLMAKKEYWRHIYVWTGVWQNTGWNSVIYFAALSGISPELHEAARCDGATKFQLIRYIDLPSILPTATILLIMNSGSILSVGFEKAFLLQNNLNLSVSEIISTYVYKVGLINNDISYSTAIGLFNTVINLIILIIVNKTADKMSGNSLW
- a CDS encoding carbohydrate ABC transporter permease; translation: MNTKSAAKTTGKKKIKRCKEDVIFDSITFILLTLILVITAYPLYWVIISSISSPAAVSGGEVLWRPVGFTLKGYAEVFKNNEVMRGFANSIVYTVFGVLVNLVVTLPTAYALSRSSFSGKKPITVFYMVTMFFSGGLIPTYLVIKGLNMLNTMWALILPGSMSVYNMIVARTFFQSNISEELYEAAELDGCTQGRFFFQIALPLSKAIVAILVLYYGVGHWNEYFSGLVYISDKAKYPLQLVLRNILITNQTALSQTATTAAARLALREKQQLIDVMKYSLIIISSIPVLVIYPFIQKYFVKGVMIGSVKG
- a CDS encoding extracellular solute-binding protein, giving the protein MKRKAISLLLVALTCATALTGCGGNDSKEGKGKKNNKESSTVSEDTVDENGKVNGLMNKEGLPLVDNPGDYKFSIFVDNSNESDEFYMLNEFKEQTNVDVDLRRFPFETATERLNLDLNSGDYADVLGGWTLSDSMILTYGVQQGVFIPLEDIFKNYCPNIERILDLPGVREQMTAPDGHIYGIPYVTGDTTVAYSPWINERWLKNVNKEMPKTTDEFEDVLKAFKDQDANGNGDPNDEIPFSADPNNKHIEAMAGYFGMPMNKYGVAVKDGKVVYGGASKEYREFLSWFHKLFKEGLIDTELFTQDSATWEGKGNKDLYGSSIAYGSNEFSGIVMDDPTQKSEFSALPVLNTDKEGIWLRDTDGFSTFRAQAVITDNAKNPEIICRWFDNAFELENGIGCNKGPVGVNVIKEGEDYVIKDITTFPADEQERLSWGNLWIQELPKYLPADFEFKEENPAYDEKKALEEQYEPDLTKDIITDNWIPLEDIDRFSDISTALTDYFNQQQAMFVMGEQDVDDDASWDTYVEGLKSLGLEDWVKMRELDGIAE
- a CDS encoding alpha-L-fucosidase, with the protein product MKKEEVVEQGVHNYSAAEEYVWPADEKVMKKLEWFQDQKLALMMHWGPYSQLGIVESWALSDADAEWSRTGIDWEVSGEEFKKQYRDLNKTFNPIRFDPEQWADIAADAGMRYLIFTTKHHDGFCMWDTKYSDYKITAEDCPYHTGKYADICGHLFEAFRKKGIGIAAYFSKADWHVDNYWAKGYPRGDYMWRGPSYVPAEHPEEWANFVRFTENQIKELASSYGQIDIMWFDAGWVCKQSGQDIQLGKIIDEIRKWQPGMLCADRTVGGSYENYITPEQCVPDEPPGVPWESCITLGTSFSFAYEDEYKSPREVINLLVDIVAKGGNLAINVGPQPDGRLPKGAQNTLKGMGEWLRTYGNAIYETRACAPYKRGNIAFTKKRDTIYALEMFPDEKEPLPESIWIPYDGKVEDVTIMGSGEKAVFEKKNGGIMIHNLPTDFETPIARVYEMKI
- a CDS encoding glycoside hydrolase family 18 protein, whose amino-acid sequence is MRKLIGYVGTKDLQEVTVSDIKNLDVINIAFGVIQDGEVRWEHPECKRFLSQIRLENPNLKILLSVGGWGASGFSDASMTQNGREKLVRSAVNIVQNYSLDGIDIDWEYPCIRVGGIDGDSRDKENFTLLMKEFRLVLDQKKDRSYFLSIAAGGDEYFTLCTQMDQVQQYLDYVQLMTYDLKGGFTILTGHHAGLYSNQVDLFPSSADRAVQCFVQAGVPIEKLVLGAAFYSREWKEVPDIDHGFNQMAQTVGNYGPPYHTLVNDYINKNGYIKYWDEEAMAPYLYNGETFISYDDKESLACKADYVRSKNLYGIMYWEYGCDETHTLTGWLRKKLDS